One Mycoplasmopsis caviae DNA segment encodes these proteins:
- the pyk gene encoding pyruvate kinase — MNITDKRSKLVITVGPSSDNYNMLRSLIEAGATCVRANFSHGDHAEQLNKFVLAQKISKDLHLPISLMLDTKGPEIRLGKMKDGKQEIPIDKEIKVWTTKEKYETVEGTEDELTVAYDMAQDLTVGNRVLFDDGKLTTVVTKVDKKNGYVIVKTLNRHLLKTNKRINLPGVDFSLPFLAEKDIEDVKFGIKVGINYVAASFVNSAKNVQELRKLLDENGGKHVKIISKIESHLGIKNIDEIIEASNGIMVARGDLGLEIPYYDVPYYEKIMIRKCREAGKPVVIATQMLDSMENSPHPTRAEVTDVYYATEMGSDSTMLSGESASGNYPLEAVTVMSKINRRAEREFYNKNYYDVQLEEVRKNSSSSKRSRIAYDVANRTRYGDYKFAVVLSRTGELLSEVAKFRPNTSIIGIINDEKLIGGFGVTSSVWVSLDSIELFTKIKKDKSKAIAALKPYGVKKGDRFLVVENESITEFVA, encoded by the coding sequence ATGAACATTACTGATAAAAGAAGCAAATTGGTTATTACTGTAGGTCCATCAAGTGATAACTACAATATGCTTCGTTCATTAATTGAAGCAGGTGCTACCTGTGTTCGTGCTAACTTTAGTCACGGTGACCATGCAGAACAATTAAACAAATTTGTTCTTGCTCAAAAAATTTCAAAAGACTTACATCTTCCAATTTCTCTAATGTTAGATACAAAAGGTCCAGAAATTCGCTTAGGAAAAATGAAAGATGGTAAACAAGAGATTCCTATTGACAAGGAAATTAAAGTTTGAACAACAAAAGAAAAATATGAAACTGTTGAAGGCACAGAAGATGAATTAACAGTAGCATATGACATGGCACAAGACTTAACTGTTGGAAACCGTGTTTTATTTGATGATGGTAAACTTACAACAGTTGTTACAAAAGTTGACAAAAAGAATGGCTATGTTATTGTTAAAACACTTAATAGACACTTACTAAAAACTAATAAGCGTATTAACTTACCAGGTGTTGACTTCTCACTACCATTTTTAGCAGAAAAAGACATCGAAGATGTTAAATTTGGAATTAAAGTAGGTATTAACTATGTAGCAGCTTCATTTGTTAACTCAGCTAAAAACGTTCAAGAATTACGTAAATTATTAGATGAAAACGGTGGAAAACACGTTAAAATTATTTCAAAAATAGAAAGCCACTTAGGTATCAAGAATATTGATGAAATTATTGAAGCATCAAATGGTATTATGGTTGCTCGTGGTGACTTAGGTCTTGAAATTCCTTACTATGATGTTCCTTACTATGAAAAAATAATGATCAGAAAATGTCGTGAAGCAGGTAAGCCAGTTGTTATTGCTACTCAAATGCTTGACTCAATGGAAAACTCGCCTCATCCAACACGTGCTGAAGTAACCGACGTTTATTATGCAACAGAAATGGGTTCAGACTCAACAATGCTTTCAGGTGAAAGTGCATCAGGTAACTATCCATTAGAAGCTGTTACAGTTATGTCAAAAATTAATAGACGTGCTGAAAGAGAATTCTACAACAAAAATTACTACGACGTTCAATTAGAAGAAGTTAGAAAAAACTCTTCAAGTTCAAAACGTTCAAGAATTGCTTATGATGTTGCTAACAGAACACGTTATGGTGACTACAAATTTGCTGTTGTTCTTTCAAGAACAGGTGAATTATTAAGTGAAGTTGCTAAATTTAGACCAAACACATCAATTATTGGAATTATAAACGATGAAAAATTAATTGGTGGCTTTGGTGTTACATCTAGTGTTTGAGTTTCATTAGACTCAATTGAATTGTTCACAAAAATTAAGAAAGACAAATCAAAAGCTATTGCTGCTCTTAAACCTTATGGTGTTAAAAAAGGTGATCGTTTCTTGGTTGTTGAAAACGAAAGTATTACAGAATTTGTTGCTTAA
- a CDS encoding thermonuclease family protein has product MKKILKLVPFILIPLTNLSLLSCQSAIIDPQLNQTFNINWYYEVSDGDTFYFTNDTIKQGVRLFGVDTPETYKNNKQKLAKLENYYGQKAKAYLNKSTYQRNVKIQYITKDKYNRWVCKVYDDKGEDLALKLIERGLARVSYISIDHRDKYYWVNNKQQKEYFWKLNKAQNEAQRNKLGFWNEKDINLVFSKN; this is encoded by the coding sequence ATGAAGAAGATTTTAAAACTAGTTCCTTTTATCTTAATTCCATTAACAAATTTGAGTTTACTAAGTTGTCAAAGTGCAATTATTGACCCACAATTAAATCAAACATTCAACATAAATTGATACTATGAGGTTAGTGATGGAGACACTTTCTATTTTACCAATGATACTATAAAACAAGGGGTTAGGTTATTTGGTGTAGATACTCCTGAAACATATAAAAATAATAAACAAAAGTTAGCTAAACTTGAGAATTATTATGGTCAAAAAGCAAAAGCTTATCTTAATAAGTCGACTTATCAAAGGAATGTTAAGATTCAATACATCACAAAAGATAAATATAATCGATGAGTTTGTAAGGTTTATGATGACAAAGGTGAGGACCTTGCACTTAAATTAATTGAACGTGGCCTAGCTCGTGTTTCCTATATTTCAATTGACCACCGTGACAAATATTACTGAGTAAACAATAAACAACAAAAGGAGTATTTTTGAAAACTAAATAAGGCTCAAAATGAGGCACAAAGAAACAAGCTGGGGTTTTGAAATGAGAAGGATATAAACCTTGTTTTTAGCAAAAATTAA
- a CDS encoding acetate/propionate family kinase: MSKQKVLVINAGSSSIKLSLFDKRTLQIIANGIAERITLGEGKVTIKYNSQAFNRDVTMPNHTVAVENILDLMSQIGLIDNPEEIELIGFRVVHGGPYFTTSVKLNANEIDLIEKAKIYAPLHNPGAVQAMKAFKKVMPHAKMSVDFDTAFHTSIPDVNAIYPIPYQWSEELKIRRFGAHGISHEFITLKLQEILKKQKVNLVNLHIGNGASLCAIKDNKSIDTSMGLTPLAGIMMGSRSGDIDPSIHEFISEQLGLNIHEITEHLNKKSGLLGVSGISSDVRDITKAIEEKNKRAEFAFELYAQKIADFTALYANKIGSKLDAIVFTAGVGENTPSMRQRVIDKLHFAKIKIDDKLNNSKIGEYALISTKDSDVKVYVIRTNEELLIAKHAIELYK; the protein is encoded by the coding sequence ATGAGTAAACAAAAAGTTTTAGTTATTAATGCAGGAAGTAGTTCAATTAAGTTATCACTTTTTGATAAGCGAACACTACAAATTATTGCTAATGGTATTGCTGAAAGAATTACACTTGGTGAAGGTAAAGTAACAATTAAATACAATTCACAAGCATTCAATCGTGATGTGACAATGCCAAATCATACTGTTGCAGTTGAGAACATTTTAGACTTAATGTCGCAAATTGGACTAATTGATAATCCTGAAGAAATTGAGCTTATTGGTTTTAGAGTGGTACATGGTGGCCCTTATTTTACAACAAGTGTTAAATTAAATGCTAATGAAATAGACTTAATTGAAAAAGCAAAAATTTATGCTCCTTTGCACAACCCTGGTGCAGTTCAAGCGATGAAAGCATTTAAAAAGGTTATGCCACATGCAAAAATGAGTGTTGACTTTGATACTGCATTCCATACAAGTATTCCAGATGTCAATGCCATCTATCCAATTCCATATCAATGAAGCGAAGAATTAAAAATTCGTCGTTTTGGTGCTCATGGAATTAGTCATGAATTTATTACACTTAAATTACAAGAAATACTTAAAAAACAAAAAGTTAATTTAGTTAACTTACATATTGGCAATGGTGCTTCTCTTTGTGCAATTAAGGATAACAAATCAATTGATACATCAATGGGCCTTACACCGCTTGCTGGAATTATGATGGGCTCTCGTTCAGGTGATATTGATCCATCAATTCATGAATTCATTAGTGAACAACTTGGTTTAAATATTCATGAAATAACTGAACATTTAAACAAGAAAAGCGGGCTTTTAGGTGTTTCTGGAATCTCAAGTGATGTTCGTGATATAACAAAAGCTATTGAAGAAAAGAATAAAAGAGCTGAATTTGCTTTTGAGCTATATGCACAAAAAATTGCTGATTTTACAGCACTTTATGCAAACAAAATTGGTAGCAAACTTGATGCCATTGTCTTTACTGCTGGCGTAGGAGAAAATACTCCTTCAATGAGACAAAGAGTAATTGATAAGTTGCACTTTGCTAAAATCAAAATTGATGACAAATTAAATAATTCAAAAATTGGTGAATATGCCCTTATCTCAACAAAAGACAGCGATGTTAAGGTTTATGTAATTAGAACTAATGAAGAATTACTAATTGCAAAACATGCAATTGAGTTGTATAAATAA
- the coaD gene encoding pantetheine-phosphate adenylyltransferase, with translation MHKVAIYPGSFDPLHKGHISVVEKALKLFDNLIVIVSINPDKDNLENLDIRFNNVKNSLKDYKTVIVVKNENNLIAQIAKDYGANFIVRSARNNLDYNYELVLAAANNSLNKDLETILILPDYENIDYSSTLLRHKQKLGKK, from the coding sequence ATGCATAAGGTAGCTATTTATCCAGGTTCTTTTGATCCTTTACATAAAGGACATATTTCAGTAGTTGAGAAAGCACTAAAACTTTTTGACAATCTAATTGTCATTGTTTCAATTAACCCTGATAAAGACAATTTAGAAAATCTTGATATAAGATTTAATAATGTTAAAAATTCCTTAAAAGACTATAAAACAGTCATTGTGGTAAAAAATGAAAACAATTTGATAGCTCAAATTGCTAAGGATTATGGTGCTAATTTCATAGTTAGATCTGCTCGCAATAATTTAGATTACAACTATGAGTTAGTTCTTGCTGCTGCTAATAATTCACTTAATAAGGATCTTGAAACTATTTTAATATTGCCTGATTATGAAAACATAGATTACTCATCAACGCTACTAAGACACAAACAAAAGTTAGGTAAAAAATAA
- the rpoE gene encoding DNA-directed RNA polymerase subunit delta: MKTMLSIVLEYTSEKCQGGKFVKFNDIFKEVRTSLSEKWSVEAATKEIDFKDLEVEKKGELYRLLTVDSRFVHKGNNEWTTRSGFEMDK, from the coding sequence ATGAAGACGATGTTAAGCATTGTGCTTGAATATACTTCTGAAAAATGTCAAGGTGGAAAGTTTGTTAAATTCAACGACATTTTTAAAGAAGTTAGAACAAGTTTGAGCGAAAAATGATCAGTTGAAGCAGCAACAAAAGAAATTGATTTCAAAGATCTAGAAGTAGAAAAAAAGGGCGAATTATATCGTTTGCTAACTGTTGATTCTCGTTTTGTTCACAAAGGTAATAATGAGTGAACAACAAGAAGCGGTTTTGAAATGGACAAATAA
- a CDS encoding MAG1430 family protein, which produces MKKKMAIALSSIAIAGTIANIGAVIYVLNKVNKYSNDIRKQLDAFKFSLANPEDPQYKINIAEHLASEYTYANYYYYETYESSKEPTLRNTDESEKNYWRAQLESKVEKNWLKNDDLSPQAFLRNQLFSLINNKMQRIDKFYNDYNIFYHSHANDFTGTLYLTVSLEHKSDEKNKDGKTKNISERINKWISKTYVLNGFKKITEKEVYESSINPVNVPHSWRMEVNEKLRQTFYKKEKKTVDELFNSLPREDLSSDFNSNKARIAENYAEIKKFFNIPEELNKKTNNPEYKIDTKRGLWFTKGTDTSLILNFYAYKIVPEAEAPKNDNDRTSLIKSRKIDLQKPFKQEINIKYFELEKIIKDNVEIKVIGNDQINHIDFKTPATSLEWVINSSENSGVYKNASRGYYKRIQLDFKISFKDSSLYELFYCTKQIEDYSKEKDKYKGEPLVKFDELTGEATFYVGIKAKSPDKRYESYNTNPEFIGEVKLTGFKKT; this is translated from the coding sequence ATGAAGAAAAAAATGGCTATTGCTTTGAGTTCAATCGCAATTGCTGGAACAATTGCTAATATTGGTGCAGTGATTTATGTATTGAACAAAGTAAATAAATATTCAAATGATATTAGAAAGCAATTAGATGCTTTCAAATTTTCATTAGCAAATCCTGAAGATCCTCAATACAAAATCAACATTGCTGAACATCTAGCAAGTGAATATACTTATGCAAATTATTATTACTATGAAACATATGAGAGTAGTAAGGAACCAACATTAAGAAATACAGATGAAAGTGAAAAAAATTATTGAAGAGCTCAGTTAGAATCAAAAGTTGAAAAAAACTGGTTAAAGAATGATGATTTGTCTCCGCAAGCATTTTTAAGAAATCAATTATTTTCACTTATTAATAATAAGATGCAAAGAATTGACAAATTTTATAATGATTACAATATTTTTTACCACTCTCATGCAAATGATTTTACCGGAACTCTTTATCTAACAGTTTCCCTTGAACACAAAAGCGATGAAAAAAATAAAGATGGAAAAACTAAAAATATTAGTGAGAGAATTAATAAGTGAATTTCAAAAACATATGTTTTAAATGGTTTCAAAAAAATTACTGAAAAAGAAGTATATGAGAGTAGTATAAACCCTGTTAATGTTCCTCATTCATGAAGAATGGAAGTTAATGAAAAATTAAGACAGACTTTTTACAAAAAAGAGAAAAAAACAGTTGATGAATTGTTTAACTCACTTCCAAGAGAAGACCTTTCAAGTGACTTTAATAGTAATAAAGCAAGAATTGCAGAAAATTATGCAGAAATTAAAAAGTTCTTCAATATACCTGAGGAGTTAAACAAAAAAACAAATAATCCGGAATATAAAATTGACACAAAGCGTGGATTGTGATTTACAAAAGGGACTGATACCTCATTAATTTTGAACTTTTATGCCTATAAAATAGTCCCTGAAGCCGAAGCACCAAAAAATGATAATGATAGAACATCACTAATTAAATCAAGAAAAATTGATCTTCAAAAGCCTTTTAAGCAGGAAATTAATATTAAATATTTTGAACTTGAAAAGATAATAAAAGACAATGTTGAAATTAAAGTTATTGGCAATGATCAAATTAACCATATAGATTTCAAAACACCTGCTACATCACTTGAGTGAGTAATTAATAGTTCAGAAAATTCTGGTGTTTATAAAAATGCAAGTAGAGGTTATTACAAGAGAATTCAATTAGACTTTAAGATTAGTTTCAAAGATAGTAGCCTTTATGAATTATTTTATTGTACAAAACAAATAGAAGATTATTCAAAAGAAAAAGATAAATATAAAGGTGAACCATTAGTAAAATTTGATGAATTAACTGGAGAAGCTACTTTCTATGTTGGAATAAAGGCTAAAAGCCCAGATAAAAGATATGAATCGTATAACACAAACCCTGAATTTATTGGCGAAGTAAAACTTACAGGGTTTAAGAAGACATAA
- the yihA gene encoding ribosome biogenesis GTP-binding protein YihA/YsxC — protein sequence MWKFVTSAIDKKQWLDCKNSIQVCFWGRSNVGKSSLLNSITNQNISFVSKHPGRTQLINYFVDNNNKYIVDLPGYGYAEMPKDKIVKMNLAVRDFLKNDPSPKHIFLLIDSRTGFTKNDFETLNFINSLKWNYDIVYTKVDKLNQKEKSALIKKHNELDNNSIRESTNIFLISSIKIINLNDLITHLESLLYD from the coding sequence ATGTGAAAATTTGTAACTTCTGCAATTGATAAGAAACAATGACTTGACTGTAAGAATAGCATTCAAGTTTGTTTTTGAGGTCGATCAAATGTTGGCAAGAGTTCACTATTAAATTCAATTACAAATCAAAATATATCTTTTGTATCAAAACACCCAGGTCGAACTCAATTAATAAATTATTTTGTTGATAACAATAATAAATACATTGTAGACTTACCGGGATATGGCTATGCAGAAATGCCAAAAGATAAAATAGTTAAAATGAATTTAGCTGTTAGAGATTTTTTAAAAAACGATCCATCCCCAAAACACATATTCTTGCTTATTGATAGCCGAACTGGTTTTACAAAGAATGATTTTGAAACTTTAAATTTTATCAACTCACTTAAGTGAAATTACGATATAGTTTACACAAAAGTTGATAAACTAAATCAGAAAGAAAAGTCGGCACTCATTAAAAAACATAATGAATTGGATAATAACTCAATTAGAGAATCAACTAATATATTTTTAATATCAAGTATTAAAATTATAAATTTAAATGACTTAATAACTCACCTAGAGTCTTTGCTTTATGATTAG
- a CDS encoding phosphotransacetylase, with the protein MKFTSLIEKRVKAIKTTKRIIFVDGDDTRALEAVKQLEKFKNIEITLLTENDVNLQTSAKVIDINKDKQLQDQLAQKYFELRKGKESIEQAQKSLQSRPFYAMMLLATGQADGVVGGLNYSTADILRAAFKAIGSKEGIKTISSVMVLHNNKNTYFFSDISVNVKPDQSSLVEIGLNAAEFAQSMGYDPKLAFLSFSTNYSAKTPESELVHKATEEFNSIYNGTKAIGEIQLDAALDLEVRKAKYKLENYNEPANTLIFPDLGAGNIGYKLVQRLGGYGAIGPIVVGTKMPVNDLSRGSSVSDVVNTILITILQSVK; encoded by the coding sequence ATGAAATTCACATCATTAATTGAAAAGAGAGTTAAAGCAATAAAAACTACAAAAAGGATAATTTTTGTTGATGGTGATGATACTCGTGCACTTGAAGCTGTTAAACAACTTGAAAAATTTAAGAACATTGAAATCACACTTTTAACAGAGAATGATGTTAATCTTCAAACAAGTGCAAAAGTTATAGACATTAACAAAGATAAACAACTTCAAGATCAACTTGCACAAAAATATTTTGAACTGCGAAAAGGTAAGGAGTCTATTGAACAAGCTCAAAAAAGTTTACAAAGTCGACCTTTTTATGCAATGATGCTCTTAGCGACAGGACAAGCAGATGGTGTAGTTGGTGGCCTTAATTATTCAACAGCAGATATATTAAGAGCAGCTTTTAAGGCAATTGGTTCAAAAGAAGGTATAAAAACCATTTCATCAGTTATGGTTCTTCACAATAATAAAAATACTTATTTCTTTAGTGATATATCTGTAAATGTTAAACCTGACCAAAGTTCACTAGTTGAAATTGGTCTTAATGCAGCAGAATTTGCTCAAAGTATGGGTTATGATCCTAAATTGGCATTTTTGAGTTTTTCAACAAACTATTCAGCAAAAACACCAGAAAGCGAATTGGTTCACAAAGCAACAGAAGAATTTAATTCAATTTATAATGGTACAAAAGCTATTGGTGAAATTCAACTTGACGCCGCTCTTGACTTAGAAGTTAGAAAAGCTAAATACAAATTAGAAAATTATAATGAGCCGGCTAATACACTAATTTTCCCTGACTTAGGTGCTGGTAACATAGGATATAAATTAGTTCAAAGGTTAGGTGGTTATGGGGCTATTGGACCAATAGTTGTTGGGACCAAAATGCCAGTTAATGACCTTTCAAGAGGTTCAAGTGTTAGTGATGTAGTCAACACAATATTAATTACAATATTACAATCAGTTAAATAA
- a CDS encoding bifunctional 5,10-methylenetetrahydrofolate dehydrogenase/5,10-methenyltetrahydrofolate cyclohydrolase, which produces MKILDGKSLAKKRTEELIVQFKDIREKLGRKPILSIIQVGDNPASTQYIKNKMKKAEELGVEAIHHHFPADIRQKDLLKKLDVINEKADGIIIQLPLPKESATQVILDSVRIEKDIDGLCTRNAFNFYNQTDDFTLVPATALGILDLLHSYKVELYEKRVAVIGRSILVGKPTAFLLKQEGCNVSTYNRNTGIKGVESADIVVVAAGEAKLLKKANVKEGAVVIDVGANWVEEDGQKVLYGDVDIETMPNHLSAFAPVPGGVGPMTIVSLFSNLAKSIIHVHRL; this is translated from the coding sequence ATGAAAATCTTAGATGGTAAAAGTCTTGCAAAAAAAAGAACAGAAGAACTTATTGTACAATTCAAAGACATAAGAGAAAAATTGGGGCGTAAACCAATTTTATCTATCATTCAAGTTGGAGATAATCCTGCCTCAACTCAATATATTAAAAACAAAATGAAAAAGGCGGAAGAATTAGGTGTTGAAGCAATTCATCATCATTTTCCAGCAGATATTAGACAAAAAGATCTTCTTAAAAAATTAGATGTTATTAATGAAAAGGCTGATGGTATTATTATTCAACTTCCTTTACCAAAAGAATCTGCTACTCAAGTTATCTTAGACAGTGTCAGAATTGAAAAGGACATTGATGGATTATGTACTAGAAATGCATTTAATTTCTATAATCAAACAGATGATTTTACATTGGTTCCAGCAACTGCTCTTGGGATATTAGACCTTTTACATAGTTACAAGGTTGAACTTTATGAAAAACGTGTTGCAGTTATCGGGCGTTCAATTTTAGTTGGTAAACCAACTGCTTTCTTACTTAAACAAGAAGGTTGCAATGTTTCAACCTACAATAGAAACACAGGTATTAAAGGTGTTGAAAGTGCCGACATTGTTGTTGTTGCCGCAGGTGAAGCTAAACTACTCAAAAAGGCTAATGTTAAAGAGGGGGCAGTAGTAATTGATGTTGGTGCTAACTGAGTTGAGGAAGATGGTCAAAAAGTGCTTTACGGTGATGTTGACATTGAAACAATGCCAAATCATCTCAGTGCATTTGCACCTGTTCCTGGTGGAGTTGGACCAATGACAATTGTGTCGCTATTTAGCAACTTGGCTAAATCAATTATTCATGTTCATAGACTTTAA
- a CDS encoding ECF transporter S component, with the protein MRKSNKNDKQVKENKFKKFWEEWSIFPKWTIRKICFVGILIAISVVFLVIATSLVPVASIPTYKISFIGLPIKISGFIFGPLIGGIVGLISDLLSFLFVPSFYNPLYTLATMVDGIIAGLIGFLFVKLFRYYFGGEFQDNVYESKIWKLSKQIDKLKLNLSNEKKIIKLENKIILAQEKRKSIRINGTANILLNINLFVALVLLALFSLFIFWLVAFVIPENIIKKGVIPNKWGLLATMLSGYTLMFFFIIIARFKMKPSNYLVIVPIIIFSALIELINVPLLSFADQQSLQKPGESNIFVFVFNHILFSPVKIWFNMFIIYFTYNIIAPLINKNNNIAY; encoded by the coding sequence ATGCGAAAAAGTAATAAAAATGATAAACAAGTGAAAGAAAACAAATTTAAAAAATTTTGAGAAGAATGATCAATTTTTCCAAAATGAACAATAAGAAAAATTTGTTTTGTTGGAATATTAATTGCAATCTCGGTTGTATTTTTGGTTATTGCAACTTCTCTTGTTCCTGTTGCATCAATACCAACATATAAAATAAGTTTTATAGGTCTTCCTATCAAAATTAGTGGTTTTATTTTTGGACCATTAATTGGTGGAATTGTTGGTTTAATAAGCGATTTGTTGTCATTTTTATTTGTGCCATCATTTTATAATCCGCTTTACACATTAGCAACCATGGTTGATGGAATTATTGCAGGATTAATTGGTTTCTTATTTGTTAAATTATTTCGTTATTATTTTGGCGGTGAGTTTCAAGATAATGTTTATGAGAGCAAAATTTGAAAACTTAGTAAGCAAATTGATAAGTTAAAATTAAACCTATCCAATGAAAAGAAAATTATAAAATTGGAAAATAAAATTATTCTTGCACAAGAAAAACGTAAAAGTATTCGTATCAACGGGACAGCAAATATTTTATTAAATATTAACCTTTTTGTAGCATTAGTTCTATTAGCACTTTTTTCATTATTTATCTTCTGACTTGTTGCCTTTGTTATACCAGAAAATATTATTAAAAAAGGCGTTATTCCAAATAAGTGAGGTCTATTAGCAACAATGCTTTCTGGTTATACATTAATGTTTTTCTTTATTATTATTGCAAGGTTTAAAATGAAACCATCAAATTATTTAGTTATTGTCCCTATTATCATATTTTCAGCTTTAATTGAATTAATTAATGTACCATTATTATCATTTGCTGATCAGCAATCATTACAAAAACCAGGTGAAAGCAACATCTTTGTATTTGTCTTCAACCATATTTTATTTAGCCCAGTTAAAATTTGGTTTAATATGTTTATAATTTACTTTACATATAACATTATTGCTCCTCTTATTAACAAAAATAACAATATAGCTTATTAG
- the fba gene encoding class II fructose-1,6-bisphosphate aldolase — translation MKLTNASSMLKKAKKGKYAIPHININNLEWAKAVLLTAQEEKSPVIIATSEGAIKYMGGMNIVVGMVNGMMKDYNISVPVALHLDHGTYEGAKKAIKAGYTSIMFDGSHLPYEENLEKTKELVKLAKKANMSMEAEVGTIGGEEDGIVGNGEFADPEEAKEMAQTGIDVLAAGIGNIHGPYPESWESLNFDKLVEISNAAKIGIVLHGGSGIPADQISKAISLGVTKINVNTELQQANHKALRAYIESGEDLKGKNFDPRKLYASGYKAMCETVREKIRQFGSNDKA, via the coding sequence ATGAAATTAACAAATGCATCAAGTATGCTTAAGAAAGCAAAAAAAGGCAAATATGCTATTCCTCACATCAACATTAATAATCTTGAGTGAGCCAAAGCTGTTCTATTAACAGCACAAGAGGAAAAATCACCAGTTATTATTGCAACAAGTGAAGGCGCAATTAAATATATGGGTGGTATGAACATTGTTGTAGGAATGGTTAATGGTATGATGAAGGACTACAACATAAGCGTTCCTGTTGCTCTTCACTTAGACCACGGAACATATGAAGGTGCTAAAAAAGCTATTAAAGCTGGTTACACATCAATTATGTTCGATGGTTCACACTTACCATATGAAGAAAACTTAGAAAAGACAAAAGAATTAGTTAAATTAGCTAAAAAAGCCAATATGTCTATGGAAGCAGAAGTTGGAACAATTGGCGGCGAAGAAGATGGTATTGTTGGCAATGGAGAATTTGCTGATCCAGAAGAAGCAAAAGAAATGGCTCAAACAGGTATTGATGTTTTAGCAGCCGGGATTGGTAATATTCATGGACCTTACCCTGAAAGTTGAGAATCACTTAATTTTGACAAGTTAGTTGAAATAAGCAATGCTGCAAAAATCGGGATTGTTCTACACGGTGGTTCAGGTATTCCAGCCGACCAAATTTCTAAGGCTATTAGTTTAGGTGTAACCAAAATTAATGTTAATACTGAATTACAACAAGCAAATCACAAAGCTTTAAGAGCCTACATTGAATCAGGTGAAGATCTTAAGGGAAAAAACTTTGATCCACGTAAACTTTATGCATCAGGTTATAAAGCAATGTGTGAAACAGTAAGAGAAAAAATTAGACAATTTGGTTCAAATGATAAAGCTTAA